From the Montipora capricornis isolate CH-2021 chromosome 2, ASM3666992v2, whole genome shotgun sequence genome, one window contains:
- the LOC138037775 gene encoding uncharacterized protein, with translation MASLRQTREALLLSHAIEVIDEEEFLLLYDVNKSKNPSYPYWNYDAFDLDSMTDDECKSEFRFLKNDVYLLEETLDIPDAIKCYNGVVVDGVEALCIMLKRFSYPCRYVDMMPRFGRAVPQLSMISNRIADIIFDDYGHLLRNLAQPWLSQAELKQFAESIHAKGAPLETCWGFIDGTVRPLCKPGQNQRALYNGHKRVHSIKFQSVVAPNGLIANLYGPVEGKRHDSGLLADSGLLNDLSRYSFAPDGTPLCIYGDPAYPLRVHLQGPFKGAALTPLEQHFNKSMSQVRVAVEWVFGDITNYFAFLDFKKNLKIGLSPVGKMYIVCSLLRNAHTCLHHSSTSEFFGIDPPAIKDYFT, from the coding sequence ATGGCTAGTCTAAGACAGACCAGAGAAGCGTTGCTTCTTTCTCACGCGATTGAAGTTATCGACGAAGAAGAATTTTTGCTGTTATACGATGTCAATAAGTCAAAGAATCCAAGTTATCCTTACTGGAATTATGACGCTTTTGACCTGGATTCGATGACTGACGATGAATGCAAATCCGAATTTCGATTCCTTAAAAATGATGTATATCTGCTGGAAGAAACTTTGGATATTCCTGATGCTATCAAGTGCTACAATGGGGTTGTTGTGGATGGAGTGGAGGCGTTATGCATCATGTTAAAACGCTTTTCTTACCCGTGCCGATATGTTGACATGATGCCCAGATTTGGCAGAGCTGTACCCCAATTAAGTATGATTTCTAACCGCATTGCAGACATCATATTTGACGATTACGGTCACCTCCTTAGGAATTTGGCGCAGCCATGGCTATCCCAGGCAGAACTAAAGCAGTTTGCAGAGTCTATCCACGCGAAAGGAGCTCCTTTGGAAACCTGTTGGGGTTTTATCGATGGAACGGTTCGGCCACTTTGCAAACCGGGCCAAAACCAGCGGGCACTTTACAATGGCCACAAAAGGGTTCATTCGATAAAATTTCAGTCTGTTGTGGCACCCAATGGCCTAATAGCAAACTTGTATGGTCCTGTGGAGGGAAAACGGCACGATAGCGGACTGCTTGCAGATTCTGGCCTACTTAATGACCTGTCACGCTACTCTTTTGCCCCAGATGGTACCCCTCTATGCATTTACGGCGATCCGGCATATCCTTTACGGGTGCATTTGCAGGGACCTTTTAAAGGAGCTGCTCTAACACCTCTGGAACAGCACTTTAATAAGTCCATGAGCCAAGTCAGGGTTGCTGTAGAGTGGGTTTTTGGAGACATTACAAACTACTTTGCCTTCTTGGACttcaaaaaaaatcttaaaatagGGCTTAGTCCAGTTGGCAAAATGTACATTGTTTGTTCTCTGTTGAGAAATGCACATACATGTTTGCACCACTCATCAACTTCTGAGTTCTTCGGTATTGACCCACCAGCAATTAAGGATTACTTCACATAA